The Acidiferrobacteraceae bacterium genome has a window encoding:
- the alr gene encoding alanine racemase, translating into MSRPARALIFTAALRHNLSRVRQLASGARVMAVIKANAYGHGITGAISALGDADVFGVASLEEALAVRALLPSAQPLCLLEGFFNSDELATVAGEGLQVVIHHVSQLEQLEAFRGSGSIAAWVKVDTGMHRLGFPPEALPEILSRVRACERVQLLGLMSHLADADVPDSKPTRRQIDLFHDLLATTGLAGSLANSAGIVAWPESHHDWVRPGIMLYGASPVANKSAEELDLQPAMQAESALIAINEHRRGDAVGYGGTFVCPEDMRVGVVAFGYGDGYPRHAPGGTPVIVRDQRVPLIGRVSMDMITVDLRSLPEASVGDRVMLWGGKLPVDEIAQQAGTIAYELLCRVSERVPRVEVAGEPGDGTT; encoded by the coding sequence ATGAGCCGCCCGGCGCGGGCACTCATCTTCACGGCCGCGCTTCGCCACAATCTCTCCCGGGTCCGCCAACTGGCGTCGGGTGCCCGGGTGATGGCGGTGATCAAGGCCAATGCCTATGGCCATGGGATCACCGGCGCGATTTCCGCCCTGGGGGATGCAGATGTCTTCGGCGTAGCCTCCCTGGAAGAAGCGCTCGCAGTGCGTGCCCTGCTGCCATCTGCGCAGCCTTTGTGTCTGCTCGAGGGTTTCTTCAACAGCGATGAACTGGCCACGGTGGCAGGCGAAGGCCTGCAGGTGGTAATTCACCATGTGTCTCAATTGGAGCAACTGGAAGCCTTTCGTGGCAGCGGATCCATCGCAGCCTGGGTGAAAGTGGATACGGGTATGCATCGGCTGGGCTTCCCGCCAGAGGCACTTCCGGAGATCCTGTCCCGGGTGCGCGCCTGCGAGCGTGTGCAATTGCTCGGATTGATGTCTCATCTGGCCGATGCAGATGTGCCGGACAGCAAGCCCACACGCAGGCAGATCGACCTGTTCCATGACCTGCTTGCCACGACCGGCCTGGCGGGGAGTCTGGCGAATTCGGCCGGCATTGTGGCGTGGCCCGAAAGCCACCATGACTGGGTGCGCCCGGGCATCATGCTGTATGGCGCCTCTCCGGTTGCCAACAAGAGTGCGGAAGAGCTGGACCTGCAGCCCGCGATGCAGGCCGAGAGCGCCCTGATCGCCATTAATGAACATCGTCGCGGTGACGCCGTTGGCTATGGAGGCACATTTGTCTGTCCCGAGGATATGCGAGTAGGCGTAGTCGCCTTCGGGTATGGCGACGGCTACCCGCGTCATGCGCCGGGCGGCACCCCCGTGATCGTGCGGGATCAAAGGGTCCCGCTCATCGGCAGGGTCTCCATGGATATGATCACGGTCGATCTGCGATCCCTGCCGGAGGCCAGCGTCGGGGACCGGGTGATGCTATGGGGCGGCAAACTGCCGGTCGACGAAATCGCGCAACAGGCCGGGACCATCGCGTACGAGCTCCTGTGCAGGGTGAGCGAGCGTGTGCCGCGCGTTGAGGTCGCGGGGGAGCCGGGTGATGGCACGACCTAG